Proteins from a genomic interval of Toxotes jaculatrix isolate fToxJac2 chromosome 5, fToxJac2.pri, whole genome shotgun sequence:
- the zfpm1 gene encoding zinc finger protein ZFPM1 → MSRRKQSKPRQIKRSLGDLDGGEDNNTLDNVSLSGEEGGVSDPDDSVEGDSSSPPPYTPLYNEEPKTQDSRGGTNNEDEDGEERGPTHSGGEEEEEGEEEEEVLQWRGPDDLELSEEGGDSRVVAGRDLHPDTTWGPYPGVLQSEGSTEDQETENAKLTLVCEDPDCWISLLPLTSDPSAANCTIYSQGDELFCKVTTELAAGDRLLASLSPPPGSSSSPPLAQLSPPLSLVTQTQPAVKEEPLYPAALRSDIQLLPQQAGMAAILATAIVNKDIFPCKDCGIWYRSERNLQAHLMYYCASRQKQPAAASSPPQDKPKESYPNERICPFPQCNKSCPSASSLEIHMRTHSGERPFVCLICLSAFTTKANCERHLKVHTDTLNGLCHGCGFVSTTRDILYSHLVTSHMVCQPGSRSEVYSPGPGLPKLPLSTGLSPGDSGVVLKCQVCGHNSDSPAQLQQHVRTHLEVRVPAERSPTPRQLTPSLVDPPQLQLSPSEREPLASVPKPDSSSPGANGGSATPRDCSPPDAPTTELKIKEEPHSDSEMEEQQMEIKEDGEEEDDEVGGGDQEARRKTREEQTATSSRQTSDSPKSPATTTVKAEPTSPTPGSSPAHVGSTESVLPGGAMFLPQYMFNPEAAILPQASEILAKMSEMVHSRLKQGQPVPQNNPAAFFPSGPTAPTATATPPHKGATCFECDITFNNINNFYAHKRLYCSSRHQAEGATSASGPGLTRDGAPATVPSSGAHGSSASPQGGATSRAASASPADSDSPAGIGATESRRVAEVRTETPVGREGISSSSEGEGGGASVGGGGGGRASEGSQSPASGSAEDLEDDPNRTFCEACNIRFSRHDNYTVHKRFYCASRHDPSNHRAVHMAKATTGAAFLPQPIRTRKRKKMYEIHMARTEALANAAAAATAAAAATAAAASAPSPSVLGLAVKQEVSPGAAGSSSPEGDGPIDLSKRPRLRDAPRHSSSSILPALPLTDYHKCTACSISFNSIENYLAHKTYYCPATTLQPHTLEQLHRLKRSASTSPKSRPQQERIDLLHPMEAKALPAEWVAQAQGSSSSPHPPALPASDATSPAHTSTTLAATPGAGAKGTGVVSPQVVCPYCPNRPITCDLMEHFKTAHSLVVTIQPPQEALPQPGSAVSHSPSLSPRDGAAATTSTSPNNQPRLVSRIHRDSINGQAGSGSTSPVSPMVNGSPSPEGGSPSAGPPLPVSPPTAPSLPLSPVPEVLRETVGSSHLPDKVATTVASNAVPTPQPVPTAGPKTTVIAPVQNGNSRFCRLCNIKFSSLSTFIAHKKYYCSSHSAEHVK, encoded by the exons ATGACCTGGAGTTAAGCGAAGAAGGCGGTGACAGCAGGGTGGTGGCTGGCAGGGACCTCCATCCAGACACAACATGGGGACCTTACCCAGGAGTCCTCCAATCAGAGGGCAGCACAGAGGATCAGGAGACAGAG aACGCTAAGTTGACTCTGGTGTGTGAGGATCCAGATTGTTGGATTAGTCTcctccctctgacctctgacccctcagCTGCCAACTGTACCATCTACAGCCaag gtgacGAGCTGTTCTGTAAGGTGACCACAGAGCTCGCAGCTGGCGACAGGCTCCTGGCTTCCCTGTCACCTCCTCcaggctcctcctcctcccccccgcTGGCCCAGCTCTCTCCTCCGCTCAGCCTCGTCACCCAGACACAACCTGCGGTGAAGGAGGAGCCACTGTACCCGGCGGCGCTGCGCTCAGACATTCAGCTCCTCCCACAGCAAGCTGGCATGGCTGCCATCTTGGCTACTGCCATTGTCAaca AGGACATTTTTCCATGCAAGGACTGTGGGATTTGGTACCGTAGCGAGAGGAACCTGCAGGCCCACCTCATGTACTACTGCGCCAGCCGTCAGAAGCAGCCGGCCGCAGCCTCGTCTCCACCGCAAGACAAACCCAAGGAGTCCTACCCCAATGAACGCATCTGCCCCTTTCCACAGTGCAACAAGAGCTGCCCCAGTGCCAGCTCACTGGAGAtccacatgcgcacacacagtG GTGAACGTCCATTTGtctgtctcatctgtctgtcagcctTCACCACTAAGGCAAACTGTGAGCGCCACCTCAAGGTCCACACGGACACCCTGAACGGGCTGTGTCATGGCTGTGGCTTTGTCTCCACCACAAGAGACATCCTGTACAGCCATCTGGTCACCAGCCACATGGTTTGCCAGCCTGGATCTCGCAGTGAGGTCTACTCCCCAGGGCCAGGCCTTCCTAAGCTGCCGCTGTCCACTG GTCTCAGTCCAGGAGACTCTGGTGTGGTGCTGAAGTGTCAAGTGTGCGGCCACAACTCTGACTCCCCTGCCCAGCTTCAGCAGCATGTACGAACCCACCTAGAGGTCAGGGTCCCAGCCGAAAGGAGCCCCACCCCTCGCCAACTTACCCCATCCTTAGTTGATCCCCCCCAGCTCCAGCTGTCTCCGAGCGAGAGGGAGCCCCTAGCCTCTGTCCCCAAGCCGGACTCATCCAGTCCGGGTGCAAACGGCGGCTCAGCTACACCCCGGGACTGCAGTCCTCCTGATGCCCCAACCACCGAACTGAAGATCAAAGAGGAGCCTCATTCAGACTCAGAGATGGAAGAGCAGCAGATGGAGATtaaggaggatggagaggaggaggacgacgagGTCGGTGGAGGGGATCAAGAAGCAAGAAGGAAGACGAGGGAGGAGCAAACTGCCACCTCATCCAGACAGACATCCGACTCACCGAAGAGTCCCGCCACCACAACTGTAAAGGCAGAACCAACCAGTCCCACCCCTGGTTCTAGCCCTGCCCATGTGGGAAGTACGGAGTCAGTTCTTCCAGGAGGAGCAATGTTCTTGCCTCAGTACATGTTTAACCCTGAGGCAGCCATTTTGCCTCAGGCCTCTGAGATCCTGGCTAAAATGTCCGAGATGGTCCACAGCCGCCTGAAACAGGGCCAGCCTGTTCCTCAGAACAACCCAGCAGCCTTCTTCCCTTCTGGACCGACTGCACCTACAGCCACAGCCACTCCACCTCACAAAGGAGCCACCTGCTTTGAGTGCGATATCACcttcaacaacatcaacaacttCTATGCACACAAAAGGCTATACTGCTCCAGTAGGCACCAAGCAGAAGGGGCAACCTCAGCTTCAGGCCCTGGTTTGACAAGGGATGGAGCCCCAGCCACGGTGCCTTCCAGCGGGGCACATGGCTCGTCTGCATCTCCTCAGGGTGGAGCAACAAGTAGAGCAGcctctgcttctcctgctgACTCGGACTCTCCTGCTGGGATTGGAGCAACCGAATCCAGGAGAGTGGCAGAAGTGAGGACAGAAACCCCTGTGGGGAGAGAGGGAATATCATCCTCTTCTGAAGGGGAAGGCGGAGGTGCAAGTGTGGGAGGAGGGGGCGGAGGAAGAGCAAGCGAAGGCAGCCAGAGTCCTGCTAGCGGTTCTGCCGAGGACCTAGAAGATGATCCCAACAGAACCTTCTGCGAGGCCTGCAACATCCGCTTCAGCCGTCACGACAACTACACTGTCCACAAACGCTTCTACTGCGCATCACGCCATGATCCATCCAACCATCGAGCCGTGCACATGGCCAAGGCGACCACCGGAGCAGCCTTCCTTCCCCAGCCCATCCGCACACGCAAGCGGAAGAAGATGTATGAGATTCACATGGCCAGAACTGAAGCCTTAGCTAATGCTGCCGCTGCCGCcaccgccgccgctgctgccactgctgctgccgcctCTGCCCCGTCTCCCTCCGTTCTTGGCTTAGCAGTGAAGCAAGAAGTTTCTCCCGGTGCGGCAGGCAGCTCCAGCCCTGAAGGAGACGGCCCGATCGACCTGAGCAAGAGGCCCCGTCTGAGAGATGCTCCacgtcacagcagcagcagcattctCCCTGCTCTGCCTCTTACAGACTATCACAAGTGCACTGCCTGCAGTATCAGCTTCAACAGCATTGAGAACTACCTGGCTCACAAAACCTACTATTGCCCTGCCACCACACTCCAGCCCCACACCTTGGAGCAGCTTCACAGGCTCAAGAGATCAGCCTCTACCTCTCCCAAAAGCAGGCCTCAGCAGGAGCGCATCGACCTTCTGCACCCCATGGAGGCTAAAGCTCTCCCCGCGGAGTGGGTTGCCCAGGCTCAAGGCTCATCATCCAGTCCTCATCCCCCTGCCTTACCTGCCTCTGATGCCACATCTCCTGCCCATACAAGCACCACACTTGCAGCCACCCCAGGAGCCGGAGCCAAAGGCACAGGTGTCGTTTCCCCTCAGGTGGTCTGCCCTTATTGCCCTAACAGGCCTATCACCTGTGACCTGATGGAGCACTTCAAGACTGCCCACAGCCTCGTTGTAACCATTCAGCCGCCCCAGGAGGCCCTACCCCAGCCAGGCAGTGCAGTCAGCCACAGCCCCAGCCTTAGCCCCAGAGACGGAGCTGCTGCAACCACTTCCACGTCCCCAAACAACCAGCCCAGACTGGTATCCCGAATTCACAGAGACAGCATCAACGGGCAGGCCGGGAGCGGATCGACCTCTCCCGTTTCCCCAATGGTAAACGGCAGCCCTTCACCTGAGGGTGGGTCGCCTTCAGCTGGCCCACCTCTGCCTGTGTCTCCTCCAACAGctccctctctgcctttgtcaCCCGTGCCTGAGGTCCTAAGGGAGACGGTGGGATCGTCCCACCTTCCAGACAAGGTGGCCACGACTGTGGCCTCCAACGCTGTCCCCACGCCCCAGCCTGTCCCCACTGCTGGCCCCAAAACCACAGTGATCGCCCCTGTCCAGAACGGTAACTCGCGCTTCTGTCGGCTGTGCAACATCAAGTTCAGCAGCCTCTCCACATTCATAGCTCATAAGAAATACTACTGCTCTTCCCACAGTGCTGAACACGTCAAGTGA